gtgaagccgtacgactacatcaaccgcgttgtgataacgcttccgctgtcggtctacgagggtacgtggacaacactctcccctctcattgctatgcatcaccatgatcttgcgtgtgcataggaatttttttgaaattactacgttccccaacagcacttgcgactcacaaacatgcttatgtggcaaacaattaaagaaaagagagaggGTTATAGTAATATATGTAGATACCGTATTATAATAAATATTATGCTACTATATGTCATGCATGTCAATAATTAAAAcgacctatgatactaatctatgatactatgcactatagatgtactatcatacactagtatcatatgcatgatactagtatatgatactcctcaCTATAACCAACCTAAGGAGTACTAGAGTATATGATGCTCTAGTATATGATACTAGAGCATCTTTAACCGATCCACTATTCGGCTAGAGGAGGATAAATTATGTTTCCtgtttcttaaaaaaatgttttccTCCTTTAACCGGCACCAAACCGAACCCCTATCGCCATTAGTGGATGATATTTTTTACTTCACGACTGCTGCAACCCTTAAATATACTTGACCACCCATTCGTGGAGTAAAAATTATCCACACCCCACCTCTCCTCCTTTTCCATTCCATCGCCGCCCAAGCCCCGCCGTGCGCGCCCCACCCCCACCCCTATCCACTCCAGCGCCGTCCCGCCGCCAAAGATGGCCAGATCCAGTTGCCGCCACTCCTCGCCGTCGCGTGGATCCGTGTCGCCATGAAAAGTCACGAGCCCATGCTCGCGGCAATGCTTCCTCTTACTGCGACGGCGGTTCCCGTTTCACCGacctcccatcgccgccgccgccacagagGAAATACTTTACGTCCGGCAGCGTCGGTGGGGGGCGTGGCCGCGTGGGTCGCGGAGACCACTGACTGTGAAACACATGAGAAGATTTGGATTGGCTCTTCCCTCTCGGCAGTGCAAGAGGCACAAGAGTATGACATAATGTCAGTGCGCCTCCACGACGCCAACACCCGGCGCAACTTCCCCGAAGACCAGCCGTAGTTGGTGCCCGTTGACCTCTGAGTGTCCACCATAAAGGAGATCTAGGAAGACAGGAAGGCCCGCTAGCACCTCGAGGTGGAGCAAGCCGGCGAGGCGTACATGGCGGAGCTCCGTTGCATGTGCCCGAAgtgcatcgaggaggagcaccTATCGTACGAGATGTACAAGTACGGAGCGACAGAGGTCATCGACCTTTGCTCCAACAACGACGGCACCGGAGGGCAAGGGCGGTGCCGGTGAGGAGGGTTGGGGTGGTGGCACCGGAGAAAACGCGTTGCTTACCAAATCAGACTAGGAGAGGTTGGAGAATGAGGGAGAGATAGCATGTAGTAATTTTTTTTAAGTTTTTATGCAATctagtttaaatttcatttaatttATGTAAAATAGTTGATGCAACTGGTTGAATCAAGTTCAAGTCAAGTTTGATGAAGTTGCTTGAATCAATTTCGCACCAAATTTATGTTTAGTTTTTTTAAGGAACTGAGTTTAGGAGTTCATTTAGAAACGACACTTTTTTGAGGAGCAAATATGCTCCTCTAAAGAATAATCTGCTATATCCTCCTCTAAATTATAGTGAATCGGTTAGAGATGCCCTCGGGATATATACACTATTATGTCATTCTGCGCGACATTTCTATTTATCTAACTGTTTAAATTTAAATTATTTGAATTCAAATAAAAATTCATTCATTTGTTGAAAACAATTtacaaaatttcaaaaaatattgacCAGTTAGAGCCTCAGTGAAATTATTGCCATTTTGAAATAGAAAACCTTGAGTCCGATGCTAATGAGCAACGGGCACACTCATTGTTCCCTGTTAGCATCCAGCACGACACAACGACTTCGATGGTACGGTGGATGCTGAAATGTGACTCGCATCGGTGTGGAGTGGCAGCAGCCAGATCCGCGTCGAGGCATGGGCGTCCACTAGACAGGCGTGGCAGTGGTCGGGAAGATGTCATTATCAATCTGCTAGTGCTTTTTGGCCATGGCGTGGAGTGTGAGTACTAGCGAAGGAGGCTATCAGATGATCATCAAGCAGTTGACTGAAAAAATGCTCCATATCAGGATGAAAACTCTTGTCCCCGCCTTTAATAGTCAGCTTAGTTACGAAGAATTTGTGTCCTTACCTTGTTGAAGGTCTTGCCGCGGATGAAGTTGATTTAATCGTAGGTGTTATCTTCATGTCTCTATTATTAAAGGGTACTACTTCCGTTCTGGTTTATTGACCCCCTTCATATTTTATGTCAAATTTTAATCAAAGATATAattaacaaaatattaatgcatgttatGAAAAATTATATATTGGTGTTTGAACATATTTTTGATTATATTACTTTTGTTAtgtatattttattagttaaattacTTGTGGCCCGTATCTTCATACGTGGTGTGTCGCACAAGGTTCTCACGGCTTTAGGGCATGAAGGCTTGGGAGCCACCAGGAACGGATAGCTTATTGGAGTAGAACGAGTCACTACAGCCCTTGCACACAAAAGGAAGGATCTTCATACTAGTGCTACTGATATGCTAGGAGGTGTGAAAACATCGCAATGCTATCACTTTTTACAATGCGTCGCCACTCATGAACGTAGTGATGAACCGGATCTCCGAGGAGGGTATGGCTTGGTAGAGAGCTGGGTTGCTCTGAGGAGACATGAACCCGTTCTTTTTTAGGTTGTTTATAGGTGGGTCAACCGCAAGTAGTCACGTTGTACTTGGCCTAGGCCAACCTTGTAACTTGGTGGATGGGGTTCTTTCCCTTCTCTTTTATAAATCTATGATGCACATACTTGTGCGTATTCTAGGAAAAAAAAATTATGGTCAAAATATGACCACCCATCAAACCTCATTGACTGCCCCTccattgatttttttttcaatgCAATCCTACCTCACAAAGAAAGAAATCCCCCAAAATCGAAAAAATAAACGCTTGCTCTCCCCTGATCTAGCAGTCCCCATCATTCCCTTCGCCATATCAAAGATCTCACCCTCCGACGCACCCATCCCCTCCATGAGTGTCAGGCCTTTGCCTGATTTCCCCGTCGTGCCGACTCTTGATGCGATCTGACTAAGCTAGAGTGCACGCAATCGTGTTCTGTGCTCAATGGTACAAGCAGTTTGGCACTCGTCGACGAGATTCATAGAATTAAAACGAGAGGACCAGACTGACAAAACAAATCTATGAAATTTTGGGGATAAATTAAGGATCAAAACAAGTGCTCTGGGTACCAAATGCTACAAATTAGCAACATCTCTCGTCAGGCGGAGGATTGGGTCATAGCAATGTCAAGATCACATGAAGTTTTCGGGGATAGTTCATCAGAACTTGCCTCACACCACGTACGTTGAGCCAGGAATATATAAAGCCATCTTTTTTTTAGGGAAATATATAAACCGAAATGATAAATCCCCAACGTTCGTATTTTAAGCATgacaatccgaacatttttcatggcaacttTGGTTCACACGAGGTTAACAAATATGGCAATTTTCTGGCAAAAAATCAACTAGGACAATGTTGACATGTTTTAACAACTATAGTTGTCACCTCGCCCCAATTAaagttgccatgaaaaacgttcggggTGACATGCTTAAAACCGAACGTTCAGGATTTATCAGGTCCATATATAAAGCTATCTGGTCTCCTTTTTTTGTTGAGGGAAAGCCATCTGGGTCTCATCATACACACACTGTCAGACGGGCCTAGCCACGCACACTAAGCAGCCCACGAACCGACAGGGGCCAAAACTCTACTACAGTTACAGACTtgagtttgtctcaaaaaaaaaaagttacAGACTTGAGTGGAGATCAGTttctcaaaaaaataaataaatttgagTGGACATCGTAGCAAATCCCATTGGGATGCCCAACATGGGAGAGCAATTGTGCATGTGTGCGTAGCATAGAATTTCCGTATATTATTTCAGTTGTGTTGCAACTTTTAAACACAAAACACAAAACAAGCTTTCAGAGACGAGCAAAATGCTGGATCAGACATTATATCAGTCATGGCAGCAGTAGGCCAACAGTATCGCTCATTCAACACAAACTGTATTAACCACATGAACTCCTAGGGCAGATAAACTCACCAGCTCTAATCTCTGGCATTTTACTAACAGACATTGCATAGACACTATCTAGTTCTCTTGGACTCTTATCATTATCTTTATCTTGAATTCTTAATTAGCTAAAATAGACATCCTAACTATTCTACTTCATCCTGGACATGAGCATCCTCCTAATTCTCTACAAAATCCTCCTGCTGGACATCCTGATTCCCGCACCAAAGACACTCCTGTGTTCAAAGACGGGTTCACTCAAACCTATCAAAACCGGCAAATTCCAAACACCATAGCAGCGCAAGTCTAGTATCCAGTAGAGGTGGTCAGTTAGTTCAACATTATGACTTGCATAACAGTAACCCTGCAGTGACGCAGATGCTTCTGTTGCCTGCCCCCCTTGCCCACAACACAAGTATAATAATTTTCAGGATTATTTTTGTGCCGTTGCGAAGTTCTCCTGAATCTTGTCGACTTCAAGCATGAATGCATCGTATTTTGCGCCATCGCTGCATATTGTTTTGCCGAGGTCAGCCATTTTAGTCATAAAATTTGTGTATCTCATTGTAGTGTCCATCTGCTCGGAGCATTTTTCCTTGTACTGTTTCTCCTTCTCTTCTCTGAATTTTTCAGTCCATCTGGGCACTATGTACTGCTCTGGTATTTGATTGATTCCAAACTGTGTGAAAAGTCTGAATATGTGGCAGCACAGTATTCCATCCCTGGTAAACTTTGCGCACTGGCATTTGAATGCATTGGTGCCAGATTCAACCTGCACTTCAAAGTTATTTCGATCAAACTCTGGATTCTCATAGTTGAAAACCTTGTTTAGTCGGTACACAGCCCCTCTTTGGACCTCCTGCACGTTGAAAGCGGTAGAGTGGAGAAGTTCTCTCTGTACTTTCAGAAATATTTGCCTTGTGTAAATATCAGCTGCATGCTTTTCTATTGGCTGCAATGAAAAGCATGAAGGTACAGTTCCTGTTTGCAGTCTATCTTCTTCATCTGTTTTAGTTATATTCTTATGTATCTCCTCATATCTTTCAATGAACTTCTCTATTCTGTCAATAGAAAGCACATAGTCATTGAATAACAAGTTCATCCCTTTGTCACATCCATGTGATTGGACAAATGGATAGAAATCTTCTCTGAAATAAACAGGCACCCAGTTTTTCCTTCTTTGCCACAAGATTTGTAGGTACTCGTTTTCACTTGCACCATATCTCTCAATGAGTGCATCCCACCCTTCTTCAAATTCTTTTTCTGTCAGTGAGTTGTCAACCAAGCTATCCAGGTCTGCTTTTATGTTGCCACTTTCTGCTATGAAGGCTGAAATATTTTGCTGTGCCTTTTCCAGTACATCCCATTTGCACAACCGATGCCTTACTTGTGGCATGACCTCTCCAATTGCTTTTGCCATAGCTTCATCCTGGTTTGTTATAATTGATACTGGCATTTTGTCTTCCATCACATGCAAAAGTGTTTCGAACATCCATTTGTAAGTTTCAGCGCTCTCGTCATGTAACAAGGCGCATCCTAACAAGAGGGTTCTCCCATGGTTATTTATTCCAATAATAGGAGCAAATAGCATGTTATGCCTATCTGTGGTATAGGTAGTATCAAACAACAGGAAATCTCcaaaaatctcataatccatcCTTGACCTCGCATCAGTCCAGAAAACACTCCGAACTATGTTGTCTTCATCTGTTTGCttcatgcattgaaaacttggatcCTGAAGCTCCTTTTCTTTGAAGTACATCAACATTCTTCCAACATCTGAGTTCTCTTTTCTAtgttgttctgcacatagtaaattggtcccatcctttttcttgaatgGTGTGCTTCCAAAGCTGCCTCTCATTCTCCTAAAAATCTTCATAACTTTATTTGGAGGTATCCTAGTTCGTTGCAGAACTTTCAGAAATGACCTTTCTTCAGTTGATATGTGTTTGTGGCTCAAGTAGAATTTTGTGAGGGAAGCACTTGGACAGAGCGGATGGTTATGCTCATTACGAACTGTTGTAAACTCCCATTGGCCTTTAGTGAGCTTCACTATTACCTTGGCTTGGCAATTTGTCTTCTCTATAGATTTTCTCTTCCGCTTCCTCTGCAGGTCCGGAGTTGCCCTCGATTTACCACTCCTGTTGCATATGAGGTGAAACTTCTTCCTCATGTAATTTGTACCGCGCTTTGCCTCAAAACCTGTTAGGAGAGCATATGTATTATAAAACCTGTGCGCATCTTCAAGGGTTTCGAATTTCATTCCAGGCTCTGGTTGTTTTGCCATCTCCAATTGCTCAATTTGAGGATAGAAGTATTTTCCGACTTCACTATCTGAGTCGCTCCCTGAGCTGCTGTCTGAATCAGTTTCACTGCTGCTATAGTTCCTTAGCATTTCGTTGCTTTCCACATTATCATGTAACTGGTTTTCTTCTTCGGCTTGCTGCAGTGGATGGTAAACTGAGTTGGTTTGTTGATCCTGTCCATCTGCCAGTAGTCCTTCTGTATTCTTTTCAATACTATCTAAAGATGGGTCCTGCATGACAATGAATAACTTATGTTAAGATACTGTGAAATGTCATATTCAGGTGTCTAACTTGGGTGACATGGTTATGCTTTGCTCGGTTTGTTTACCTGATCATTATCACCAGCTGGTTGTAGTGTTCCTTCTGTCATTGATTGTTTGCCAACAGGTTCCTGTGTTAGGTATTAATTTGTTTATATGCCGAAGGATGGGATGACTCAAGAAATAGGAAAGTGCCATATATTAATCTACACTATAATAATAATTCTCGGTCAGAATTTTGTCTTCCAGTCAAACAACACAAAGACTAACAGACAAATACAAAAGTGCCATATATTAATCGCTCTAGGTCAGAATCATTACTTCCAGTCAAACAACACAAAAACTGATAGACTAACAGTTCAATTTTTCCAACTCAAACAAAATGAAATGCATAACAGCCGGGAAGGTCGTAATTATGCTATTTTTGCTGCATACCTGGTAATTATCACCGGCTGGTTGCAGTCTTCCTTCTGTCATTGATTGGTTGCCAACAGGTTCCTGTGTTAGGTATTTAATCTGTTTAAATGCAGCATGGTAGGATGACTCATGAAATAGAAAAGTGACATATATTAATCCACATAATACTAATCATTCTCTGTCAGAATTTTGTCTTCCAGTCAAACAACACAAAGACTAATAGACAAATAGTTCTCACCACAAATTCCTTTGTCAATTCAAACACCAAAAAATGCATAACAGGCACGAAGGGACATATAATTATTATGTTGACAGGCACACATTCAGTGGTTACTTATTATCTGCAAAGTCCGCTGGTAATCTCCTCAACAAACTTAGTTTTGCTGTTTAATTTAACTGCAGTACAAGCAAGCCTAGCTTTATTTCTGTCTAAATCATTGGGCACATATAGTACCCGCAGACAGGCACAAACTACCCACATTCATGTATGCACACAGAAACTGAATACTTGGTGCCTACTGGACACTAGGGCCACAGTGCTGCAAGAGTATAAAGTCACTTCATGTGCATCACTATGAGAGCATTGCCAACTATGATAAGAAAACCCATGTCAACAGCTAATACCAATACACATCCTACCGAACTATTTACTTA
This window of the Triticum aestivum cultivar Chinese Spring chromosome 5D, IWGSC CS RefSeq v2.1, whole genome shotgun sequence genome carries:
- the LOC123119559 gene encoding protein FAR1-RELATED SEQUENCE 5 isoform X2 gives rise to the protein MPPSPGADTHKFVMGDMVTELDEAGVRNTENSTEQREAYNVVDDEGSPVPVLMLPSGKEPVGNQSMTEGRLQPAGDNYQEPVGKQSMTEGTLQPAGDNDQDPSLDSIEKNTEGLLADGQDQQTNSVYHPLQQAEEENQLHDNVESNEMLRNYSSSETDSDSSSGSDSDSEVGKYFYPQIEQLEMAKQPEPGMKFETLEDAHRFYNTYALLTGFEAKRGTNYMRKKFHLICNRSGKSRATPDLQRKRKRKSIEKTNCQAKVIVKLTKGQWEFTTVRNEHNHPLCPSASLTKFYLSHKHISTEERSFLKVLQRTRIPPNKVMKIFRRMRGSFGSTPFKKKDGTNLLCAEQHRKENSDVGRMLMYFKEKELQDPSFQCMKQTDEDNIVRSVFWTDARSRMDYEIFGDFLLFDTTYTTDRHNMLFAPIIGINNHGRTLLLGCALLHDESAETYKWMFETLLHVMEDKMPVSIITNQDEAMAKAIGEVMPQVRHRLCKWDVLEKAQQNISAFIAESGNIKADLDSLVDNSLTEKEFEEGWDALIERYGASENEYLQILWQRRKNWVPVYFREDFYPFVQSHGCDKGMNLLFNDYVLSIDRIEKFIERYEEIHKNITKTDEEDRLQTGTVPSCFSLQPIEKHAADIYTRQIFLKVQRELLHSTAFNVQEVQRGAVYRLNKVFNYENPEFDRNNFEVQVESGTNAFKCQCAKFTRDGILCCHIFRLFTQFGINQIPEQYIVPRWTEKFREEKEKQYKEKCSEQMDTTMRYTNFMTKMADLGKTICSDGAKYDAFMLEVDKIQENFATAQK
- the LOC123119559 gene encoding protein FAR1-RELATED SEQUENCE 5 isoform X1 translates to MPPSPGADTHKFVMGDMVTELDEAGVRNTENSTEQREAYNVVDDEGSPVPVLMLPSGKIKYLTQEPVGNQSMTEGRLQPAGDNYQEPVGKQSMTEGTLQPAGDNDQDPSLDSIEKNTEGLLADGQDQQTNSVYHPLQQAEEENQLHDNVESNEMLRNYSSSETDSDSSSGSDSDSEVGKYFYPQIEQLEMAKQPEPGMKFETLEDAHRFYNTYALLTGFEAKRGTNYMRKKFHLICNRSGKSRATPDLQRKRKRKSIEKTNCQAKVIVKLTKGQWEFTTVRNEHNHPLCPSASLTKFYLSHKHISTEERSFLKVLQRTRIPPNKVMKIFRRMRGSFGSTPFKKKDGTNLLCAEQHRKENSDVGRMLMYFKEKELQDPSFQCMKQTDEDNIVRSVFWTDARSRMDYEIFGDFLLFDTTYTTDRHNMLFAPIIGINNHGRTLLLGCALLHDESAETYKWMFETLLHVMEDKMPVSIITNQDEAMAKAIGEVMPQVRHRLCKWDVLEKAQQNISAFIAESGNIKADLDSLVDNSLTEKEFEEGWDALIERYGASENEYLQILWQRRKNWVPVYFREDFYPFVQSHGCDKGMNLLFNDYVLSIDRIEKFIERYEEIHKNITKTDEEDRLQTGTVPSCFSLQPIEKHAADIYTRQIFLKVQRELLHSTAFNVQEVQRGAVYRLNKVFNYENPEFDRNNFEVQVESGTNAFKCQCAKFTRDGILCCHIFRLFTQFGINQIPEQYIVPRWTEKFREEKEKQYKEKCSEQMDTTMRYTNFMTKMADLGKTICSDGAKYDAFMLEVDKIQENFATAQK